In a genomic window of Paraburkholderia phenazinium:
- a CDS encoding LysR family transcriptional regulator, whose amino-acid sequence MLERIHLAIVQAVDKHGSLTAAADILCVTQSALSHSMKKLEQQLGTDIWLREGRSLRLTQAGQYLLAVAGRVLPQLDLAEERLGQYAQGERGALRIGMECHPCYQWLLKVVSPYLARWPDVDVDVKQKFQFGGIGALFGYEIDLLVTPDPLYKPGLRFEPVFDYEQVLVVNREHPLAGADYVKPAQLTSEVLVTYPVEIDRLDIYNQFLMPAGVTPRRHKVIETTDIMLQMVASGRGVAALPRWLVEEYADKMNVVPVRLGRKGIAKQIFLGARETDTDVDYLKAFVELARMPAAA is encoded by the coding sequence ATGCTTGAGAGAATTCATCTGGCCATCGTCCAGGCGGTGGACAAGCACGGCTCGCTCACCGCAGCGGCGGATATCCTGTGCGTGACGCAATCCGCTCTCAGCCACTCCATGAAGAAACTGGAGCAGCAACTGGGCACGGACATCTGGTTGCGCGAGGGGCGCAGCCTGCGCCTGACCCAGGCCGGTCAATATCTGCTGGCCGTAGCAGGCCGCGTGCTGCCGCAACTCGATCTCGCAGAGGAACGCCTGGGCCAATACGCGCAGGGCGAGCGCGGCGCGCTGCGCATCGGCATGGAATGCCATCCCTGCTACCAGTGGTTGCTCAAGGTGGTTTCGCCCTATCTCGCGCGCTGGCCGGACGTGGATGTCGACGTCAAGCAGAAATTCCAGTTCGGCGGCATTGGCGCGCTGTTCGGCTATGAGATCGACCTGCTCGTGACGCCGGATCCGCTCTACAAACCAGGCTTGCGCTTCGAACCCGTGTTCGACTACGAGCAGGTGCTGGTGGTCAACCGCGAGCACCCGCTGGCCGGGGCCGACTATGTGAAGCCCGCGCAATTGACGAGTGAGGTGCTGGTCACGTACCCGGTGGAAATCGACAGGCTCGATATCTACAATCAGTTTCTGATGCCGGCCGGTGTCACGCCCCGGCGCCACAAGGTGATCGAGACCACCGACATCATGCTGCAGATGGTGGCAAGCGGCAGAGGCGTCGCGGCGCTGCCGCGCTGGCTGGTGGAAGAGTATGCCGACAAGATGAACGTGGTGCCGGTACGCCTGGGGCGCAAGGGCATCGCCAAGCAGATCTTCCTCGGCGCCCGCGAAACCGATACTGACGTCGACTACCTCAAGGCCTTCGTCGAACTGGCCCGCATGCCGGCGGCGGCATAG
- a CDS encoding DUF3303 domain-containing protein produces the protein MKFIVQWKGLPPTQQPAIERFMATGGRPPENVQLLGRWHAIGELSGVAIVETTDASGLAAWVLQWGDLFSFTTAPALTDEELGGALSAHRATSK, from the coding sequence ATGAAGTTCATTGTTCAATGGAAGGGCCTGCCGCCGACGCAGCAACCCGCAATCGAGCGTTTCATGGCAACCGGTGGCCGTCCGCCGGAGAATGTGCAACTGCTAGGACGCTGGCATGCGATCGGCGAATTGAGCGGCGTCGCGATTGTCGAAACAACGGATGCCAGTGGACTGGCCGCATGGGTGCTTCAATGGGGCGATCTGTTTTCGTTCACCACGGCCCCCGCACTGACCGACGAAGAACTGGGCGGCGCGTTGTCCGCTCATCGGGCCACGTCGAAATAG
- a CDS encoding response regulator transcription factor translates to MIATYAATSTVSLQFVAKAVQGDDGMRVLIVDDHELFRAGLALLLRELYPGIELLHASTLSQGLHHARGELLNIVFLDLDLPDGHGCEALAELKESRPSLPVIVISADESMETISRCIELRAMGYVPKSSPPEALHAAISAVLVGGVFLPASSIARFRHDIGTSETPANEPGHERPGGSSEISNAAGLGLTPREFETLTWLVRGLPSKVIALKMGLEDVTVRKYVSHLLAHFNLRRRTELIVMLADRGIKLGVPPVTDPEHDRSLSAVARQRTD, encoded by the coding sequence ATGATCGCTACCTATGCAGCAACATCCACAGTGTCATTGCAGTTCGTCGCGAAAGCGGTCCAGGGAGACGATGGAATGCGCGTACTGATCGTCGATGACCACGAGCTGTTCAGGGCCGGATTGGCGCTTTTACTAAGAGAACTGTATCCGGGCATCGAGTTGTTGCACGCGAGTACGCTGTCGCAAGGCTTGCATCACGCGCGCGGCGAACTCCTGAACATCGTTTTTCTCGATCTCGATCTTCCCGATGGTCACGGTTGCGAGGCGCTTGCCGAACTGAAGGAGTCGCGACCGTCGTTACCGGTGATCGTGATATCGGCTGACGAGAGCATGGAAACCATTAGTCGATGCATCGAACTCCGTGCCATGGGATACGTACCCAAGTCGTCACCTCCTGAAGCGCTTCATGCAGCGATAAGCGCGGTGCTTGTCGGAGGTGTGTTCCTGCCCGCCTCCAGCATCGCGAGGTTCAGGCACGACATCGGCACAAGCGAAACGCCGGCAAATGAACCAGGGCACGAGCGGCCGGGCGGCAGTTCGGAAATAAGCAACGCAGCCGGGCTAGGACTCACGCCGAGAGAGTTCGAAACGTTGACGTGGCTGGTGCGCGGACTGCCATCCAAGGTCATTGCCTTGAAGATGGGACTCGAGGACGTCACGGTACGGAAATACGTCAGTCATCTGCTTGCGCACTTCAATCTGCGGCGCCGTACGGAACTCATCGTCATGCTGGCCGATAGAGGGATCAAACTCGGCGTCCCGCCAGTCACGGATCCCGAGCATGATCGAAGCCTGTCGGCTGTTGCGCGGCAACGAACCGACTGA
- a CDS encoding hybrid sensor histidine kinase/response regulator, which translates to MRWSQFVVRKFGSEAVERAFRMDYARRYAGQRRLAGTIFTLMWIAFSIHDYWRLDRLDPGGINHVGLVQLAGAVGMAIPVWLTWGPRAFDERWAVGLMCVWTLSCWLALMRMIVTYPIDLAIREVFPFLYLTLFVIFTSFRLRAITVAWLVGLCVVTFRMTLYLWPRGSAATQWDDWITRGRMVPMMYIVGTVVSIQFERAARREFIFRRTLHAAKARVDAASRVVRQQNERMRELVKEKERFFSSAYHDIQQPLAAINLFIRSARIKLEDEHAASHDLDVIEETARDILDMFKDIQDYSELGSYVPHLAPVDTQDLLTEVFEQYLEPARSRGIEFRSSVRQRRPPPIDSDRALFKRALSNLVSNAIKNTAAGGVVIGWVEIGERLRIDVWDTGVGISAEHRDAIFAEYYQISNPGRDRSKGLGLGLSIVHRVVGILPKHSMRFWSVEGRGSRFSMYAPISEITPVVETDNRSNDAFTSILKDKYILLCDDEPAVLEGLRRLFLSAGALVDTAESMAGFEAILADDGRAPDIIVTDIRLRDGPTGIEVAERIRQHFAWAGVLPVAFITGELVSPHALRDFPEPFVLLRKSSAPESTLAEVSRFVAAQQPTGFDHARDP; encoded by the coding sequence ATGAGATGGTCACAGTTCGTAGTACGCAAGTTCGGCTCGGAGGCTGTGGAGCGTGCTTTCCGTATGGACTATGCGCGTCGCTACGCGGGCCAACGCAGGCTGGCCGGCACCATCTTCACGCTGATGTGGATAGCGTTTTCCATCCACGACTATTGGCGGCTGGACAGGCTCGATCCCGGCGGCATCAACCACGTTGGCCTCGTGCAGCTTGCCGGCGCGGTGGGTATGGCGATCCCGGTATGGTTGACGTGGGGGCCGCGTGCCTTTGACGAGCGATGGGCGGTCGGATTGATGTGCGTCTGGACGCTGAGCTGCTGGCTCGCCCTTATGAGGATGATCGTAACTTACCCGATTGACCTGGCCATTCGGGAAGTCTTCCCCTTCTTATATTTGACCCTTTTCGTGATATTCACGTCGTTCCGACTCCGTGCAATCACGGTGGCGTGGCTAGTCGGACTATGCGTTGTCACGTTCCGCATGACGCTTTACCTCTGGCCTCGGGGCAGCGCTGCCACGCAGTGGGACGACTGGATTACCCGTGGACGTATGGTGCCGATGATGTATATCGTCGGCACGGTTGTCAGCATTCAGTTTGAACGCGCTGCCCGGCGCGAATTTATATTCCGGCGCACCTTGCACGCAGCCAAGGCGCGCGTCGACGCCGCGTCCCGCGTGGTCAGGCAACAAAACGAACGCATGAGAGAACTCGTCAAAGAGAAGGAGCGGTTCTTTTCATCGGCCTACCACGATATCCAGCAGCCCCTCGCCGCGATAAATCTTTTCATCCGTAGCGCGCGGATAAAACTCGAAGACGAACACGCCGCAAGCCATGATCTCGATGTCATCGAAGAAACGGCACGCGACATTCTCGACATGTTCAAGGATATCCAGGACTACAGTGAATTAGGCTCATACGTCCCGCACCTGGCGCCGGTCGATACGCAGGATCTGCTGACGGAAGTTTTCGAGCAATACCTTGAACCGGCGAGGTCGCGGGGCATCGAATTCAGAAGCAGCGTGCGGCAGCGGCGGCCGCCGCCCATCGACAGCGACCGCGCCTTGTTCAAGCGGGCATTGTCCAATCTTGTATCGAACGCGATCAAGAACACCGCTGCGGGAGGCGTCGTAATCGGCTGGGTGGAGATCGGAGAACGGCTTCGCATCGACGTATGGGACACAGGCGTCGGTATCTCGGCCGAGCATCGGGATGCGATATTCGCCGAGTACTACCAGATCAGCAACCCGGGTCGCGATCGCTCGAAGGGCCTGGGACTCGGGCTGTCTATCGTCCATCGGGTTGTCGGGATTCTGCCGAAGCACAGCATGCGTTTCTGGTCGGTCGAAGGGCGCGGGTCGCGCTTTTCCATGTACGCTCCGATATCGGAAATTACACCCGTCGTCGAGACAGACAATCGGAGCAACGACGCGTTCACGTCGATCCTCAAGGACAAGTACATCCTGCTTTGCGACGACGAACCGGCCGTTCTCGAGGGCCTGCGCCGGTTGTTCCTCAGTGCTGGCGCACTGGTGGATACCGCCGAGTCGATGGCGGGATTCGAAGCGATTCTCGCCGACGACGGCCGCGCACCCGACATCATCGTCACCGATATCAGGCTGCGCGACGGGCCGACCGGCATCGAGGTCGCCGAACGGATCAGGCAGCATTTCGCCTGGGCGGGCGTGCTTCCCGTTGCGTTCATCACGGGCGAACTGGTGTCGCCTCACGCACTTCGCGATTTCCCCGAGCCGTTCGTGCTGTTGCGAAAGTCTTCCGCGCCGGAGAGCACGCTTGCGGAAGTCAGTCGGTTCGTTGCCGCGCAACAGCCGACAGGCTTCGATCATGCTCGGGATCCGTGA
- a CDS encoding DHA2 family efflux MFS transporter permease subunit, which translates to MTHIDKHASVSDGISPSVWKVAIVAVIGPFMTQVDSTVVNVSLSTISHTLASPIATAQWIVSGYLLAMTLMLPLNGWLVDRVGAKRLYILCFSTFTLASVLCGASRTMGELIGARVFQGLVGGVLAPMTQMMIARVAGKNMARVMGYAALPILLGPILGPVLAGTILAHAAWSWLFYLNVPVGILGVGLAAWLLARDTVSVQKRPFDFFGFAMISPGLVALIYGLQNASRAEGRWVLFAGAVLFAGFLRHAFRKGSSALIDIRVFAERTFSVAAVTQFFANGVLFGRQLVVPLYLIAGCGLSAAQAGWLVASTGVGMMCSFPLLGFLTERYGCRAVSAGGALLAFLSTIAFLWMPGHQFSSTWAVISLFLAGVGQGTIAIPSISAAYASIPKARIAVANTALNIAQRVGGPVVTTLLAVVISLSMHDHMSAQPQQFLMAFAMLSCLHLLAFGAATLLPLRIHRAAEA; encoded by the coding sequence ATGACCCATATCGACAAGCACGCTAGCGTGTCCGACGGGATCAGTCCGTCTGTCTGGAAGGTGGCCATCGTCGCGGTGATTGGGCCGTTTATGACCCAGGTCGATTCAACCGTGGTCAATGTGTCGCTGTCGACCATCAGTCACACGCTGGCCTCACCGATTGCGACTGCGCAGTGGATCGTGAGCGGCTACCTGCTGGCCATGACGCTGATGTTGCCGCTCAACGGCTGGCTCGTGGACCGCGTCGGCGCGAAGCGGCTCTACATTCTCTGCTTCTCGACGTTCACCCTGGCGTCGGTTTTATGCGGCGCGTCCCGCACGATGGGCGAACTGATTGGTGCGCGCGTATTCCAGGGGCTGGTGGGCGGCGTGCTGGCCCCCATGACCCAGATGATGATTGCGCGCGTAGCGGGAAAGAACATGGCGCGTGTGATGGGCTACGCCGCGCTGCCCATTCTGCTCGGCCCTATTCTCGGTCCGGTATTGGCGGGGACGATCCTTGCGCACGCGGCGTGGTCCTGGCTGTTCTACCTCAACGTACCTGTCGGCATTCTGGGTGTCGGACTGGCTGCGTGGCTGCTCGCGCGCGATACCGTATCTGTACAGAAGCGTCCGTTCGATTTTTTCGGCTTCGCGATGATTTCACCTGGCCTCGTCGCGCTCATTTACGGGCTGCAAAATGCGTCGCGGGCAGAGGGGCGGTGGGTATTGTTCGCCGGCGCGGTGTTGTTTGCGGGGTTCTTGCGGCACGCCTTCCGCAAGGGCAGTTCGGCGCTAATCGACATACGGGTTTTCGCGGAGCGAACCTTCTCTGTCGCTGCGGTCACGCAATTTTTCGCCAACGGTGTTCTGTTTGGCCGGCAACTGGTGGTGCCTTTGTACCTGATCGCAGGTTGTGGCTTGTCCGCGGCGCAAGCGGGTTGGCTCGTGGCTTCGACGGGCGTCGGCATGATGTGCTCGTTTCCGCTGCTGGGATTCCTGACCGAAAGATATGGCTGCCGCGCGGTCTCGGCAGGAGGGGCGTTGCTGGCTTTTTTGAGCACGATCGCGTTCCTCTGGATGCCAGGGCATCAATTCTCGTCGACATGGGCTGTGATCAGTCTTTTCCTCGCCGGCGTGGGTCAAGGAACGATCGCGATACCGTCGATATCGGCAGCGTATGCGTCGATTCCGAAAGCACGGATTGCGGTGGCGAATACGGCATTGAACATTGCGCAAAGGGTAGGCGGGCCGGTGGTGACCACGCTCCTCGCCGTGGTCATTTCGTTGAGCATGCACGATCATATGAGCGCTCAGCCACAGCAGTTTCTGATGGCGTTTGCGATGCTCTCCTGCCTTCATCTATTGGCTTTTGGGGCGGCGACTTTGCTGCCGCTGCGGATACATCGCGCGGCTGAGGCGTGA
- a CDS encoding MarR family winged helix-turn-helix transcriptional regulator, protein MPTSTFEQSVLDLMQALGLLIRRTRNESYGGELSMTEALVMSRLAKDGAATTAALARAEKMKPQSMGTTITSLEDMGIVTRTPHATDGRQMLIELTPKGVQLRKKNVEAKLMWLSQVIAELDAEERDTLFRAAGIIKRLAET, encoded by the coding sequence ATGCCTACCAGTACCTTCGAGCAGTCCGTTCTCGATCTCATGCAGGCCTTAGGCCTGCTGATTCGACGTACCCGCAACGAGTCCTATGGGGGAGAACTCTCCATGACGGAGGCGCTCGTCATGTCACGGCTGGCTAAAGACGGGGCCGCCACGACTGCAGCACTCGCGCGCGCCGAAAAGATGAAGCCGCAGTCGATGGGCACGACCATTACCTCGCTTGAGGACATGGGCATCGTCACGCGCACGCCGCACGCAACCGACGGTCGTCAGATGCTGATCGAACTGACACCGAAGGGTGTCCAGTTGCGCAAGAAGAATGTCGAAGCGAAGCTGATGTGGTTGTCGCAAGTGATCGCCGAACTCGACGCCGAGGAGCGCGACACGCTATTCAGGGCTGCGGGGATCATCAAGCGGCTGGCCGAGACGTGA
- a CDS encoding TonB-dependent receptor, whose product MRQKALGSAIRKILWAEVALTAVVGSSAFAQSQPSAAGAVAASSATVAQASTQDGATAPAAATDAAGTPGVKQLKKFEVTGSLIRTSDKVGNIEVQTITAKDIQQSGYTTVSDFLRGTAANSASSWSQSTMNSSAPGGAGIALRGLSEKYTLVLVDGQRVANYAQAVNFTDTFFDVNSIPLNIVDHIDIVKTGAVSIYGSDAIAGVVNIITKKNFQGLQLDTQLGKAQHPGNGQGSFSVLGGFGDLNSDRFNVTAAASYYRDSGSTLADRDMTSGQDFTQYDGGHAAPFGPNQQSYWATPGGNVALNPCPPGSTAAKNAGQSCTYNVAAGTSLTPAVTRLNAKVRGTFKLDEDTEAYAGFWVSRDENVQLQGPASISSTTNVFNPSAGSVSPLPRTVPASNPFNPFGVATPINLTFPNNVGVADTVSTFWMASTGVKGSFNTAKLGNWDWSADYGHSQSTVDTTYSNRLNVAGLENMLMNGTYNFANPSSTPNGLNGVFTDDNQQSISKVDSLTAKTSTANLFTLPTGNVGLGFGTEFRHESSVINPQTLSSQGITAPANVQSVDSSRNVAAAFYQIDIPLLTNLTFTQASRYDHYSDFGGAFSPSFALRFQPIRMLTTYASFSRGFRAPTGVENSQAVYLGHQNLVDPYDPSGVPTKHFTTEQTTGNPDLQPEHTKNYNIGFQLSPDALTDIGAAFYKVHIDGVIGTADPNAELQANDPSTVVRNPDGTIRYIVQPFVNLGSLDTDGFDMNFRKALRTTYGTFTLTGDWAYVWHYKLRSPGAAPQDFAGNNLAYLQPFGASTPRWKGNTTLAWDFHNLTTSLTWQYTGPYTNAVAAEFGDGGPGSVASYSQFNLMASYRGIKHWTIYGGITNLFDRKPPFDVEWQATPDITGYDQSLYTDLGRFFQVGATYRF is encoded by the coding sequence ATGAGACAGAAGGCTTTAGGTTCGGCCATACGAAAAATACTTTGGGCCGAAGTGGCTTTAACGGCTGTGGTGGGCAGTTCCGCCTTCGCCCAGAGTCAGCCATCGGCAGCAGGGGCTGTGGCTGCATCGAGCGCGACGGTCGCGCAGGCGAGTACGCAAGACGGTGCCACGGCGCCTGCTGCTGCAACGGACGCCGCAGGCACGCCGGGTGTCAAGCAGCTCAAGAAATTTGAAGTCACGGGTTCGCTGATCCGCACGTCGGACAAGGTCGGCAATATCGAAGTTCAAACCATTACGGCGAAGGACATCCAGCAAAGCGGCTACACCACCGTCTCCGACTTCCTGCGCGGTACCGCGGCCAATTCCGCGAGTAGCTGGTCGCAGTCCACGATGAACAGCTCGGCGCCGGGCGGAGCCGGCATCGCACTGCGCGGCCTGAGCGAAAAGTACACACTGGTGCTGGTGGACGGACAACGGGTCGCCAACTACGCGCAAGCGGTGAACTTCACCGACACCTTCTTCGACGTCAACTCGATTCCGCTGAACATCGTCGATCATATCGATATCGTCAAGACGGGGGCGGTGTCGATTTACGGTTCCGATGCCATTGCCGGTGTCGTCAACATCATCACCAAGAAGAACTTCCAGGGCCTGCAGCTCGACACCCAACTGGGCAAGGCACAGCACCCGGGCAATGGCCAGGGCAGCTTTAGCGTGCTGGGCGGTTTCGGCGATCTCAACTCCGATCGCTTCAACGTGACGGCCGCGGCCAGCTACTACCGCGACAGCGGCTCGACACTTGCCGATCGCGACATGACGTCGGGTCAGGATTTCACGCAGTACGACGGCGGCCACGCAGCGCCGTTTGGCCCGAACCAGCAATCGTACTGGGCCACCCCCGGCGGCAATGTGGCGTTGAACCCCTGCCCGCCCGGCAGTACCGCGGCGAAGAACGCCGGCCAGTCATGCACGTACAACGTCGCTGCCGGCACCTCGTTGACACCCGCCGTAACGCGCCTGAACGCAAAGGTTCGCGGCACCTTCAAGCTCGACGAAGACACCGAAGCGTACGCCGGCTTCTGGGTGAGCCGCGACGAAAACGTGCAGTTGCAGGGCCCTGCTTCGATCAGCAGCACCACCAACGTGTTCAACCCATCTGCGGGTTCCGTCTCCCCGCTTCCGCGCACGGTGCCGGCCTCGAATCCGTTCAACCCGTTTGGCGTGGCGACGCCGATCAACCTGACGTTCCCGAACAACGTCGGCGTGGCGGATACCGTATCGACGTTCTGGATGGCTTCGACCGGCGTCAAGGGTTCGTTCAACACCGCGAAGCTCGGTAACTGGGACTGGTCCGCTGATTACGGCCACTCGCAAAGCACGGTCGACACGACGTACTCGAACCGCCTGAACGTGGCGGGCCTCGAGAATATGCTGATGAACGGCACGTATAACTTCGCGAATCCATCTTCCACGCCGAACGGCCTGAATGGCGTGTTCACGGACGACAATCAGCAGTCGATTTCGAAAGTGGATAGCCTGACCGCCAAGACCTCGACGGCGAACCTGTTCACCTTGCCGACGGGTAACGTCGGTCTCGGGTTCGGCACGGAATTCCGTCATGAGTCGTCGGTGATCAATCCGCAGACGCTGTCGTCGCAGGGCATCACGGCGCCGGCCAACGTGCAGTCTGTGGATAGCTCGCGCAATGTGGCCGCGGCGTTCTATCAGATCGATATTCCGCTCCTCACTAACCTGACCTTCACGCAAGCCTCGCGCTACGACCACTACAGCGACTTTGGCGGCGCCTTCTCGCCGAGCTTCGCCCTGCGCTTCCAGCCGATACGCATGCTGACCACCTACGCATCGTTCAGCCGCGGCTTCCGCGCGCCGACGGGCGTCGAAAACTCGCAGGCGGTGTATCTCGGTCACCAGAACCTGGTCGATCCGTACGATCCGAGCGGCGTGCCGACGAAGCACTTCACCACGGAGCAGACCACCGGCAATCCGGATCTGCAACCCGAACACACGAAGAACTACAACATCGGCTTCCAGTTGTCGCCCGACGCGCTGACCGATATCGGTGCGGCGTTCTACAAGGTGCACATCGACGGCGTGATCGGCACGGCAGATCCAAACGCGGAGCTTCAGGCGAACGATCCGTCGACCGTGGTGCGCAATCCGGATGGCACGATCCGCTATATCGTGCAGCCGTTCGTCAACCTCGGCTCGCTCGACACCGACGGCTTCGACATGAACTTCCGTAAAGCGCTTCGCACCACTTACGGTACGTTCACGCTGACCGGCGACTGGGCTTACGTGTGGCACTACAAGCTGCGTAGCCCGGGCGCGGCGCCGCAGGACTTCGCCGGCAACAACCTCGCGTATCTGCAACCGTTCGGCGCCAGCACGCCGCGCTGGAAAGGCAATACGACGCTGGCCTGGGACTTCCACAACCTGACCACCTCGTTGACCTGGCAATACACAGGCCCTTACACGAACGCGGTGGCGGCGGAGTTCGGCGACGGTGGACCGGGTTCGGTGGCGTCGTACAGCCAGTTCAACTTGATGGCAAGCTATCGCGGCATCAAGCACTGGACGATTTACGGCGGCATCACCAACCTGTTTGACCGCAAGCCGCCGTTTGACGTCGAGTGGCAGGCGACGCCGGACATCACGGGTTACGACCAGTCGCTGTACACGGACCTTGGCCGCTTCTTCCAGGTCGGTGCGACATACCGCTTCTGA
- a CDS encoding glucose 1-dehydrogenase yields the protein MFDLSGRRALITGSSAGIGYALARGLAAAGAEVILNARSEAPLTEAVSRLQAEGAVAHAARFDVTSAGAVEEAIERIEGEIGAIDILVNNAGMQRRASLEQFTHAQWQELMKTNVDSVFLVGQAVARHMIERKRGKIINICSVQSELGRPNIAAYTASKGAVKMLTKGMAIDWGRHGIQVNGLGPGYFKTELTEALVKDETFSKWLIGRTPSRRWGDVEDLVGAAVFLASGASNFVNGHILYVDGGVTATL from the coding sequence ATGTTCGATCTATCGGGACGTCGTGCGTTGATCACGGGTTCGAGTGCCGGGATTGGCTATGCGCTGGCAAGAGGGCTTGCTGCCGCAGGGGCCGAGGTGATCCTGAATGCCCGCAGCGAAGCGCCGCTCACGGAGGCGGTGAGCCGGTTGCAGGCCGAGGGCGCGGTCGCGCACGCGGCGCGCTTCGATGTGACGTCCGCAGGCGCCGTCGAGGAAGCGATCGAGCGCATCGAAGGTGAGATCGGCGCGATCGATATTCTGGTCAACAACGCCGGCATGCAGCGCCGCGCGTCGCTCGAGCAGTTCACTCATGCGCAATGGCAAGAGCTCATGAAGACCAATGTCGACAGCGTATTTCTGGTCGGGCAGGCGGTGGCGCGGCATATGATCGAGCGCAAGCGCGGCAAGATCATCAACATCTGCTCCGTGCAGAGCGAACTGGGCCGGCCGAATATCGCGGCTTACACGGCAAGCAAAGGCGCGGTCAAGATGCTGACGAAGGGCATGGCCATCGACTGGGGGCGACATGGCATTCAGGTCAACGGTCTCGGCCCAGGCTACTTCAAGACGGAGTTGACCGAGGCCCTCGTCAAGGATGAAACGTTCAGCAAGTGGCTGATCGGCCGCACGCCGTCGCGGCGTTGGGGCGATGTCGAAGATCTGGTCGGCGCCGCCGTGTTTCTGGCGAGCGGCGCTTCGAACTTCGTGAACGGTCACATCCTGTATGTCGATGGCGGGGTTACGGCCACGTTGTAG
- a CDS encoding transporter substrate-binding domain-containing protein, producing MHVKKMVAGMLVLGGGAACFTPAYADQLADIKSHGELTCGVYSNVEPFSYPNAQTRQLEGMDVDLCNAIAKHIGVKAKLEPLAVEARIPQLKLGRVDLVVANLAYTKTRATQIAFSDAYYSTKEVLVVKKADASKKLTDFTGQKISAADGSTSAQSIPLSIKDGQAVTFHDTSSAFLALEQNKVRGFVTNQMTATKIAKQVDGTDGAVAIAAEPMLIEPIAVGLRQNEPAALDAVNKALQAMEQSGEMSAIFDKWLGPKTAYGLVRTDKVTPIGQLKFTPVS from the coding sequence ATGCACGTAAAGAAGATGGTGGCGGGGATGCTGGTACTTGGCGGCGGCGCTGCGTGTTTTACCCCGGCTTACGCGGATCAACTGGCCGATATCAAGAGCCACGGCGAGTTGACCTGTGGGGTCTATTCGAACGTCGAACCGTTTTCGTATCCGAATGCGCAGACGCGTCAGCTCGAAGGCATGGACGTGGACCTGTGCAACGCCATCGCGAAGCACATCGGCGTGAAGGCGAAGCTCGAACCGCTCGCCGTCGAAGCGCGCATTCCGCAACTGAAGTTGGGGCGGGTCGATCTGGTGGTGGCGAACCTCGCGTACACCAAAACGCGTGCGACCCAGATCGCCTTTAGCGACGCTTACTATTCGACGAAGGAAGTGCTGGTCGTCAAGAAGGCGGATGCGAGCAAAAAGCTGACCGATTTCACCGGGCAGAAGATTAGCGCGGCGGACGGCTCCACGTCCGCACAGTCGATTCCGCTCTCGATCAAGGACGGCCAGGCTGTCACCTTCCACGACACCAGCTCGGCCTTCCTCGCGCTCGAGCAGAACAAGGTGCGAGGCTTTGTCACGAACCAGATGACCGCTACCAAGATCGCGAAGCAGGTCGACGGCACCGACGGCGCGGTAGCGATTGCCGCGGAGCCGATGCTGATCGAGCCGATCGCCGTGGGTCTGCGCCAGAACGAGCCGGCCGCGCTCGATGCGGTCAACAAGGCGCTCCAGGCGATGGAGCAGAGCGGCGAGATGAGCGCCATCTTCGACAAGTGGCTTGGCCCGAAGACGGCCTATGGTCTGGTGCGCACCGACAAGGTGACGCCGATCGGCCAGCTCAAGTTCACGCCGGTGTCCTGA